In Natator depressus isolate rNatDep1 chromosome 9, rNatDep2.hap1, whole genome shotgun sequence, a single genomic region encodes these proteins:
- the LOC141993441 gene encoding transcription cofactor HES-6-like isoform X1: MAPSSRPSKSRPSREEEDFCDARGGDRKARKPLVEKKRRARINESLQELRLILADTEVGLRQGCGSGGAAPGAGGPWRGADRCPLSPRPGGQFQAKMENAEVLELTVKRVQGVLQSQSLESDKLHREASERFAAGYIQCMHEVHTFVSNCPGIDSTVAAELLNHLLESMPLNEGSFQDLIADVLSEPSISPWPGSEGLSQPTGVSPAALSLASPPSALLSPSSSEETCSDLEETEAEQSPASPAGLDSSRTHNVPSPSFSKSMWRPW, encoded by the exons ATGGCCCCGTCCTCTCGGCCCAGCAAGAGCCGGCCCAGCCGGGAGGAGGAGGATTTCTGTGACGCGAGAGGGGGGGACAGGAAG GCCAGGAAGCCGCTGGTGGAGAAGAAGCGGCGAGCGCGGATTAACGAGAGCCTGCAGGAGCTGCGGCTCATCCTGGCCGACACGGAGGTAGGGCTGCGGCAAGGGTGCGGGAGCGGGGGCGCCGCGCCGGGAGCCGGGGGGCCCTGGCGCGGGGCTGATCGCTGTCCTCTCTCGCCGCGCCCCGGCGGGCAGTTTCAGGCGAAGATGGAGAACGCCGAGGTGCTGGAGCTGACGGTGAAGCGGGTGCAGGGCGTGCTGCAGAGCCAGTCTCTCG AAAGTGACAAGCTGCACCGGGAGGCTAGCGAGCGGTTTGCAGCCGGGTACATTCAGTGCATGCATGAAGTTCATACCTTCGTCTCCAACTGCCCGGGGATTGATTCCACCGTCGCTGCCGAGCTGCTGAACCACCTGCTGGAGTCCATGCCACTCAACGAAGGCAGTTTCCAGGACTTGATCGCGGATGTTTTGTCAGAACCCTCCATCAGCCCCTGGCCTGGCAGTGAGGGGCTCTCCCAGCCAACGGGGGTgtcccctgctgctctgagcctGGCCAGCCCCCCTTCAgctcttctttccccttcctccagtGAAGAGACCTGCTCGGATCTGGAAGAGACAGAGGCTGAGCAAAGCCCGGCCTCCCCAGCTGGACTGGACAGCTCCAGGACACACAACGTGCCTTCACCTAGCTTTTCCAAATCTATGTGGAGACCCTGGTAA
- the LOC141993441 gene encoding transcription cofactor HES-6-like isoform X2, translated as MAPSSRPSKSRPSREEEDFCDARGGDRKARKPLVEKKRRARINESLQELRLILADTEFQAKMENAEVLELTVKRVQGVLQSQSLESDKLHREASERFAAGYIQCMHEVHTFVSNCPGIDSTVAAELLNHLLESMPLNEGSFQDLIADVLSEPSISPWPGSEGLSQPTGVSPAALSLASPPSALLSPSSSEETCSDLEETEAEQSPASPAGLDSSRTHNVPSPSFSKSMWRPW; from the exons ATGGCCCCGTCCTCTCGGCCCAGCAAGAGCCGGCCCAGCCGGGAGGAGGAGGATTTCTGTGACGCGAGAGGGGGGGACAGGAAG GCCAGGAAGCCGCTGGTGGAGAAGAAGCGGCGAGCGCGGATTAACGAGAGCCTGCAGGAGCTGCGGCTCATCCTGGCCGACACGGAG TTTCAGGCGAAGATGGAGAACGCCGAGGTGCTGGAGCTGACGGTGAAGCGGGTGCAGGGCGTGCTGCAGAGCCAGTCTCTCG AAAGTGACAAGCTGCACCGGGAGGCTAGCGAGCGGTTTGCAGCCGGGTACATTCAGTGCATGCATGAAGTTCATACCTTCGTCTCCAACTGCCCGGGGATTGATTCCACCGTCGCTGCCGAGCTGCTGAACCACCTGCTGGAGTCCATGCCACTCAACGAAGGCAGTTTCCAGGACTTGATCGCGGATGTTTTGTCAGAACCCTCCATCAGCCCCTGGCCTGGCAGTGAGGGGCTCTCCCAGCCAACGGGGGTgtcccctgctgctctgagcctGGCCAGCCCCCCTTCAgctcttctttccccttcctccagtGAAGAGACCTGCTCGGATCTGGAAGAGACAGAGGCTGAGCAAAGCCCGGCCTCCCCAGCTGGACTGGACAGCTCCAGGACACACAACGTGCCTTCACCTAGCTTTTCCAAATCTATGTGGAGACCCTGGTAA